Proteins from a genomic interval of Harpia harpyja isolate bHarHar1 chromosome 9, bHarHar1 primary haplotype, whole genome shotgun sequence:
- the LOC128146647 gene encoding uncharacterized protein LOC128146647 gives MSSQCKLPCLPPSACTGEAAHTDTCPSHCAMVDLDALCPVQDMQICPEQTFQVDPCPCQGAATCLDACPQVGPPCPPPAVPVPRDSCCPEHTAAWDSCTPPCVGACTCPAAIPCDAPQSKGGTSFPFQPTVSPMAPCMPETVGMCMETFPLQHAISPVDPCIPETAGSCVETFSMQHPTSEMDPCTLKTVGTCAKTFPLQHAIPMVELCLSDTAGTCMETLLLQQGTSPVEPCITETVGTCMGNNPLQHPVSAVEPCTLEVLETCTEEPCCAQGAIIGDPCLNQSLVACMDPSTSQSVIFTEPCVSQSATEPMGTCTPQSTVVLCTPQGTAGPTDTSSTKGTAKGASAHPSPRAPFHLNTRTATIVERCLSRCQNWLRGKN, from the coding sequence ATGTCTTCCCAGTGCaagctgccctgcctgcccccttcTGCCTGCACGGGGGAGGCTGCACACACTGACACTTGCCCATCGCATTGTGCCATGGTGGACCTGGATGCTCTGTGCCCTGTGCAGGACATGCAAATCTGTCCTGAGCAGACTTTCCAGGTGGACCCCTGCCCATGTCAGGGTGCAGCCACCTGCCTGGATGCTTGCCCTCAGGTTGGGCCCCCCTGCCCACCTcctgctgtccctgtgcccagggaCAGCTGCTGCCCTGAGCACACAGCTGCCTGGGACTCCTGCACACCTCCATGTGTAGGTGCCTGTACGTGCCCAGCAGCAATCCCCTGTGATGCCCCTCAAAGCAAGGGAGGGACTAGCTTCCCATTCCAGCCCACAGTCTCACCAATGGCACCCTGCATGCCTGAGACAGTTGGGATGTGCATGGAAACCTTCCCCCTCCAGCATGCAATCTCGCCAGTGGATCCCTGCATCCCTGAGACAGCTGGGAGCTGCGTAGAAACCTTCTCCATGCAGCACCCAACTTCAGAAATGGATCCCTGCACCCTCAAGACAGTTGGGACCTGTGCGAAGACCTTCCCCCTCCAGCATGCAATCCCAATGGTGGAGCTCTGCCTTTCTGACACAGCTGGGACGTGCATGGAGACCCTCCTCCTCCAGCAAGGAACCTCACCAGTGGAGCCTTGCATCACCGAGACAGTTGGGACCTGCATGGGAAACAACCCCTTGCAGCACCCAGTCTCAGCTGTGGAGCCCTGCACCCTCGAGGTGCTCGAGACCTGCACAGAAGAGCCCTGCTGTGCTCAGGGTGCGATCATTGGTGATCCCTGCCTCAATCAGAGCTTGGTTGCATGCATGGATCCCTCCACATCCCAAAGTGTGATTTTTACAGAGCCATGTGTGTCCCAGAGCGCCACAGAACCCATGGGGACATGCACACCCCAGAGCACTGTGGTGCTGTGCACACCCCAGGGCACTGCAGGACCCACAGACACCAGTTCTACCAAGGGCACAGCCAAGGGTGCCAGTGCCCACCCGTCCCCACGAGCACCTTTCCACCTGAACACCCGCACCGCCACCATCGTGGAGCGGTGCCTTTCCAGGTGTCAAAACTGGCTGCGAGGCAAGAACTAA
- the LOC128146645 gene encoding keratin-associated protein 10-4-like isoform X2 — protein MMVGKRLKDLLTLERKRLRGHPGAPFGYLKDITPPSKMRCQNDCQLRQLCLPPPTILVKSFPMKKYVDPCGAVCNIQSLPRCLDPCCYARIPQGTTTYVNLGNLDVTQAAGCMDPCCLGVTTCVHSCCEEVSKCTTTCVDPCCEEVSKCTTTCVEPCCKEMTKCTTRCVDPCCGPVSKCTTKCVEPCCKEVTKCTTTCVDPCCSEVSKCTTTCVEPCCKEMTKCTTRCVDPCCGPVTKCATTCVEPCCGQVTKCTTTCVDPCCGEVTKCTTRCVDPCCSEVSKCTTKCVEPCCKEVTKCTTTCVDPCCSEVSKCTTTCVEPCCKEMTKCTTRCVDPCCGPVTKCATTCVEPCCGQVTKCTTTCVDPCCGEVTKCTTRCVDPCCGGVTRCTTKCVDPCCGRVTQCTTRRVDPCCREVTKCTTRCVDPCCGGVMKCATRCVDPCCGHVNRCTTKCVKPCCGQVTKCTTRCMDPCCGGVTKCTTRCVEPCSSEMTKCTTMCVEPCCGGVSECTTMCVDPCCKEVTKCTTTCMDPRCEEVTKCTTTCMDPCCGDVQAVTKCVDSCPTACVAQGSPLCMGVCTSGCGRHYSITCADVCCHKCMAP, from the exons ATGATGGTTGGGAAGAGGCTGAAGGACCTGCTCACCCTGGAAAGGAAAAGACTTAGGGGACATCCTGGGGCCCCTTTCGGCTATCTAAAAG ACATTACCCCTCCCTCAAAGATGCGTTGCCAAAATGATTGCCAACTGAGACAGCTCTGCCTTCCACCTCCCACCATCTTGGTGAAGAGTTTCCCCATGAAAAAATATGTGGATCCCTGTGGCGCTGTCTGTAACATCCAGAGCTTGCCTCGATGTCTGGATCCCTGCTGCTATGCTAGGATTCCTCAGGGCACCACCACTTATGTGAACCTGGGTAATCTTGATGTGACACAGGCTGCGGGGTGCATGGATCCATGCTGCCTCGGAGTCACCACATGTGTTC ATTCATGCTGTGAGGAAGTGTCCAAGTGCACCACCACGTGTGTAGATCCATGCTGTGAGGAAGTGTCCAAGTGCACTACCACGTGTGTGGAGCCCTGCTGCAAGGAAATGACCAAGTGCACCACCAGATGCGTAGATCCGTGCTGTGGACCT GTGTCCAAGTGCACTACCAAGTGTGTGGAGCCCTGCTGCAAGGAAGTGACCAAGTGCACCACCACGTGTGTGGATCCATGCTGTAGTGAGGTGTCCAAGTGCACTACCACGTGTGTGGAGCCCTGCTGCAAGGAAATGACCAAGTGCACCACCAGATGTGTAGATCCATGCTGTGGACCTGTGACCAAATGTGCCACCACATGCGTGGAGCCATGCTGTGGGCAAGTGACAAAGTGCACCACCACATGCGTTGATCCATGTTGTGGGGAAGTGACCAAATGCACCACCAGATGCGTAGATCCATGCTGTAGTGAGGTGTCCAAGTGCACTACCAAGTGTGTGGAGCCCTGCTGCAAGGAAGTGACCAAGTGCACCACCACGTGTGTGGATCCATGCTGTAGTGAGGTGTCCAAGTGCACTACCACGTGTGTGGAGCCCTGCTGCAAGGAAATGACCAAGTGCACCACCAGATGTGTAGATCCATGCTGTGGACCTGTGACCAAATGTGCCACCACATGCGTGGAGCCATGCTGTGGGCAAGTGACAAAGTGCACCACCACATGCGTTGATCCATGTTGTGGGGAAGTGACCAAATGCACCACCAGATGCGTAGATCCATGCTGTGGAGGTGTCACCAGATGCACCACTAAGTGTGTGGATCCATGCTGCGGCAGAGTGACCCAGTGCACCACCAGACGCGTAGATCCATGCTGTAGAGAGGTGACCAAGTGCACCACAAGGTGTGTGGATCCCTGCTGTGGAGGAGTGATGAAGTGTGCCACCAGGTGTGTGGATCCGTGCTGTGGACATGTGAACAGATGCACTACTAAGTGTGTGAAGCCATGCTGTGGGCAAGTGACAAAGTGCACCACCAGATGCATGGATCCCTGCTGTGGCGGAGTGACCAAGTGCACCACCAGATGCGTGGAACCCTGTAGTAGTGAGATGACCAAGTGCACCACCATGTGTGTGGAGCCCTGCTGTGGAGGTGTGAGTGAATGCACCACCATGTGCGTGGATCCCTGCTGCAAGGAAGTGACCAAATGCACCACCACATGCATGGATCCGCGCTGTGAGGAAGTGACCAAGTGCACCACCACATGCATGGATCCATGCTGTGGGGATGTTCAGGCTGTTACGAAGTGTGTGGATTCCTGTCCCACCGCCTGTGTTGCACAAGGCTCCCCCCTGTGTATGGGTGTATGCACCTCTGGCTGTGGCCGGCACTACTCCATCACATGCGCAGATGTCTGCTGTCATAAATGCATGGCTCCTTGA
- the TCHH gene encoding trichohyalin produces MSRFLDSISTIISIFHKHAKEDGDCSNLSQRKMKEFIRREFADIIDKPHDPQTIDKILQFLEWDGDGEIDFNEFLLLVFRVAKACYWYLPKGPCLLQRTKLTTSGKSLRDPDIKNRGSRQQLQGEEQQTCESKYHPPCEPELQRDTRINKLETLEEMGSHHQQHNTQSRNDAKRSSKPGEPIPQEYEERNQKPHDQQKSQNRRQPPEPDRRGDVQHRKCSSLQAQEARLKEDERQNQKVLQPEQLADMKSRSQSCEPQALPNRWSSHQPHETALPAYDQKTQQPQKADIGSHNQPRKPELLAEERSRYHVRELEQKALEHSSHEPREPECRDSKNTHQPYIQKPLELEHRHYENCEPRKKNSEKGKKQEHEFKYKEAVKDIHLNQEWEKRGDTRRKEPIEDKRIDLQKELELELFEHHSRLTQETEEQGATTNQRETHQKRDHQTREPKDDGKRQHDSVRYERAQETAEAAAEADVEIQRMSRELEPRRRQRESVRYERTQEITVAAAEADVEIQRVSQELEPPEDVERRDRPHNGRRQRELVRYKRTQEITVAAAEADVEIQRVSRELEPHEDVERRDRPRRRQRESVRYERTRQTAAAAAEADMEIQRVSRELEPPEDVERRDRPRRRQRESVRYKRTQEITVAAAEADVEIQRMSQELEPPEDVERRDRPHNGRRQRGLVRYKRTRETTVAAAEADVEIQRMSRELEPPEDVERKDRPHNGRRQRESVRYERTQETAVSEAEADVETQCVSRELEPREDMERRDRPRERKEPEDERRICRGRERKEPVRVRRIDRQRELDLELYEHRSHLTRETEEQGATNNQRETRETRDRQSCEPEYAGRRQHELVRYERAQETAVAAAEADVEIQHVSRELEPPEDRETRERGDPQTREPEDNGRRQRESVRYERTQETAVSEAEADVKIQCVTRELEPHNGRRQRELVRYKRTQEITVAAAEADVEIQRVSRELEPHEDVERRDRPRRRQRESVRYERTRQTAAAAAEADMEIQRVSRELEPPEDVERRDRPRRRQRESVRYKRTQEITVAAAEADVEIQRMSQELEPPEDVERRDRPHNGRRQRELVRHKRTRETAVAAAEADVEIQRVSRELEPHNGRRQRESVRYERTQETAVAAAEADVEIQRVSRELEPHEDVERRDRPQIGNVSQ; encoded by the exons ATGTCTCGCTTCTTAGACAGCATTTCCACCATCATCAGCATCTTTCACAAACATGCAAAGGAAGATGGAGACTGCTCCAACCTCAGCCAAAGGAAGATGAAGGAGTTCATCCGGAGGGAGTTTGCAGATATCATAGAT AAGCCACATGACCCTCAGACGATTGACAAGATTCTGCAGTTTCTGGAGTGGGATGGTGATGGGGAAATAGATTTTAATGAGTTCCTGCTTTTGGTGTTCAGAGTGGCTAAGGCCTGCTACTGGTACCTGCCAAAGGGACCATGCCTTCTGCAAAGAACAAAGCTGACAACCAGTGGCAAGTCACTCCGAGACCCTGACATTAAGAACAGAGGGAGCCGTCAGCAGCTCCAGGGGGAGGAACAACAAACTTGTGAGAGTAAATATCATCCCCCCTGTGAACCTGAGCTGCAACGAGACACCAGGATCAACAAGCTTGAAACACTAGAGGAAATGGGGAGTCATCACCAGCAACATAACACGCAAAGCAGAAACGATGCAAAACGAAGTAGCAAGCCAGGGGAGCCAATCCCTCAGGAATATGAAGAACGAAACCAAAAGCCACATGACCAACAGAAGAGCCAAAATAGACGTCAGCCACCAGAGCCAGACAGACGAGGAGATGTACAACACCGCAAGTGCAGCAGCTTGCAAGCACAAGAGGCCAGACTGAAGGAAGATGAGAGGCAAAATCAAAAGGTGCTGCAGCCAGAACAACTGGCAGACATGAAGAGTCGCAGCCAGAGCTGTGAACCTCAAGCACTGCCAAACCGGTGGAGTAGCCATCAGCCACATGAGACAGCACTACCAGCATATGAtcaaaaaacccagcaaccaCAAAAAGCAGATATAGGAAGTCACAATCAGCCACGTAAACCTGAATTACTCGCAGAAGAGAGAAGCCGCTACCACGTACGTGAGCTGGAACAAAAAGCACTTGAACACAGCAGCCACGAGCCACGTGAGCCTGAATGCCGGGACTCAAAAAACACACATCAACCATACATACAGAAACCGCTAGAACTCGAACACAGACACTATGAGAATTGtgagccaagaaaaaaaaactctgaaaaagggaaaaaacaggaacATGAGTTTAAATATAAAGAAGCTGTGAAAGACATCCATCTGAACCAAGAATGGGAAAAACGAGGAGATACAAGAAGGAAAGAACCCATAGAGGACAAGAGGATTGATCTCCAAAAGGAACTGGAACTGGAGCTCTTTGAGCACCACAGCCGACTGACGCAGGAAAcggaagagcaaggtgccacgaCCAACCAGAGAGAAACACACCAGAAACGTGACCATCAAACACGCGAGCCAAAAGACGATGGAAAGAGACAACATGACTCGGTGAGGTATGAAAGGGCGCAGGAGAccgcagaggcagcagcagaagccgaCGTGGAGATCCAGCGCATGTCCAGGGAACTGGAGCCAC GAAGGAGACAACGTGAGTCAGTGAGGTACGAAAGGACACAGGAGAtcacagtggcagcagcagaagccgaCGTGGAGATCCAGCGCGTGTCCCAGGAACTAGAACCACCTGAGGACGTGGAAAGAAGGGACCGTCCCC ACAATGGAAGGAGACAACGTGAGTTGGTGAGGTACAAAAGGACACAGGAGAtcacagtggcagcagcagaagcggACGTGGAGATCCAGCGTGTGTCCCGGGAACTGGAGCCACATGAGGACGTGGAAAGGAGGGACCGTCCCC GAAGGAGACAACGTGAGTCGGTGAGGTATGAAAGGACACGACAgacagcagcggcagcagcggaaGCCGACATGGAGATCCAGCGTGTGTCCCGGGAACTGGAACCACCTGAGGACGTGGAAAGGAGGGACCGTCCCC GAAGGAGACAACGTGAGTCGGTGAGGTACAAAAGGACACAGGAGAtcacagtggcagcagcagaagccgaCGTGGAGATCCAGCGCATGTCCCAGGAACTAGAACCACCTGAGGACGTGGAAAGAAGGGACCGTCCCC ACAATGGAAGGAGACAACGTGGGTTGGTGAGGTACAAAAGGACACGAGAGACCacggtggcagcagcagaagccgaCGTGGAGATCCAGCGCATGTCCCGGGAACTGGAGCCACCTGAGGACGTGGAAAGAAAGGACCGTCCCC ACAATGGAAGGAGACAACGTGAGTCGGTGAGGTACGAAAGAACACAAGAGACCGCAGTGTCAGAAGCAGAAGCCGACGTGGAGACCCAGTGTGTGTCTCGGGAACTGGAGCCACGTGAGGACATGGAAAGGAGGGACCGTCCCCGTGAGCGCAAAgaaccagaggatgagaggaggatttgccggggaagagagaggaaagagccCGTGCGTGTCAGGAGGATCGATCGCCAAcgggagctggacctggagctctatgaGCACCGCAGCCACCTGACAAGGGAAACAgaagagcaaggtgccacgaacaaccagagagagacacgCGAGACACGTGACCGTCAATCATGCGAGCCCGAATATGCAGGAAGGAGACAACATGAGTTGGTGAGGTATGAAAGGGCGCAGGAGAccgcagtggcagcagcagaagccgaCGTAGAGATCCAGCACGTGTCCCGGGAACTGGAGCCACCTGAGGAC agagagacacgCGAGAGAGGTGACCCTCAGACACGCGAGCCCGAAGACAATGGAAGGAGACAACGTGAGTCGGTGAGGTACGAAAGAACACAAGAGACCGCAGTATCAGAAGCAGAAGCCGACGTGAAGATCCAGTGTGTGACTCGGGAACTGGAGCCAC ACAATGGAAGGAGACAACGTGAGTTGGTGAGGTACAAAAGGACACAGGAGAtcacagtggcagcagcagaagcggACGTGGAGATCCAGCGTGTGTCCCGGGAACTGGAGCCACATGAGGACGTGGAAAGGAGGGACCGTCCCC GAAGGAGGCAACGTGAGTCGGTGAGGTATGAAAGGACACGACAgacagcagcggcagcagcggaaGCCGACATGGAGATCCAGCGTGTGTCCCGGGAACTGGAACCACCTGAGGACGTGGAAAGGAGGGACCGTCCCC GAAGGAGACAACGTGAGTCGGTGAGGTACAAAAGGACACAGGAGAtcacagtggcagcagcagaagccgaCGTGGAGATCCAGCGCATGTCCCAGGAACTAGAACCACCTGAGGACGTGGAAAGAAGGGACCGTCCCC ACAATGGAAGGAGACAACGTGAGTTGGTGAGGCACAAAAGGACACGAGAGAccgcagtggcagcagcagaagccgaCGTGGAGATCCAGCGCGTGTCCCGGGAACTGGAGCCAC ACAATGGAAGGAGACAACGTGAGTCGGTGAGGTACGAAAGAACACAAGAGAccgcagtggcagcagcagaagccgaCGTGGAGATCCAGCGCGTGTCCCGGGAACTGGAGCCACATGAGGACGTGGAAAGAAGGGACCGTCCCC AAATAGGCAACGTGAGTCAGTAA
- the LOC128146645 gene encoding keratin-associated protein 10-6-like isoform X1, protein MMVGKRLKDLLTLERKRLRGHPGAPFGYLKDITPPSKMRCQNDCQLRQLCLPPPTILVKSFPMKKYVDPCGAVCNIQSLPRCLDPCCYARIPQGTTTYVNLGNLDVTQAAGCMDPCCLGVTTCVHSCCEEVSKCTTTCVDPCCEEVSKCTTTCVEPCCKEMTKCTTRCVDPCCGPVTRCATTCVEPCCGQVTKCTTTSVDPCCGEVTKCTTRCIDPCCSEVSKCTTKCVEPCCKEVTKCTTTCVDPCCSEVSKCTTTCVEPCCKEMTKCTTRCVDPCCGPVTKCATTCVEPCCGQVTKCTTTCVDPCCGEVTKCTTRCVDPCCSEVSKCTTKCVEPCCKEVTKCTTTCVDPCCSEVSKCTTTCVEPCCKEMTKCTTRCVDPCCGPVTKCATTCVEPCCGQVTKCTTTCVDPCCGEVTKCTTRCVDPCCGGVTRCTTKCVDPCCGRVTQCTTRRVDPCCREVTKCTTRCVDPCCGGVMKCATRCVDPCCGHVNRCTTKCVKPCCGQVTKCTTRCMDPCCGGVTKCTTRCVEPCSSEMTKCTTMCVEPCCGGVSECTTMCVDPCCKEVTKCTTTCMDPRCEEVTKCTTTCMDPCCGDVQAVTKCVDSCPTACVAQGSPLCMGVCTSGCGRHYSITCADVCCHKCMAP, encoded by the exons ATGATGGTTGGGAAGAGGCTGAAGGACCTGCTCACCCTGGAAAGGAAAAGACTTAGGGGACATCCTGGGGCCCCTTTCGGCTATCTAAAAG ACATTACCCCTCCCTCAAAGATGCGTTGCCAAAATGATTGCCAACTGAGACAGCTCTGCCTTCCACCTCCCACCATCTTGGTGAAGAGTTTCCCCATGAAAAAATATGTGGATCCCTGTGGCGCTGTCTGTAACATCCAGAGCTTGCCTCGATGTCTGGATCCCTGCTGCTATGCTAGGATTCCTCAGGGCACCACCACTTATGTGAACCTGGGTAATCTTGATGTGACACAGGCTGCGGGGTGCATGGATCCATGCTGCCTCGGAGTCACCACATGTGTTC ATTCATGCTGTGAGGAAGTGTCCAAGTGCACCACCACGTGTGTAGATCCATGCTGTGAGGAAGTGTCCAAGTGCACTACCACGTGTGTGGAGCCCTGCTGCAAGGAAATGACCAAGTGCACCACCAGATGCGTAGATCCGTGCTGTGGACCTGTGACCAGATGTGCCACCACATGCGTGGAACCATGCTGTGGGCAAGTGACAAAGTGCACCACCACAAGCGTTGATCCATGTTGTGGGGAAGTGACCAAATGCACCACCAGATGCATAGATCCATGCTGTAGTGAGGTGTCCAAGTGCACTACCAAGTGTGTGGAGCCCTGCTGCAAGGAAGTGACCAAGTGCACCACCACGTGTGTGGATCCATGCTGTAGTGAGGTGTCCAAGTGCACTACCACGTGTGTGGAGCCCTGCTGCAAGGAAATGACCAAGTGCACCACCAGATGTGTAGATCCATGCTGTGGACCTGTGACCAAATGTGCCACCACATGCGTGGAGCCATGCTGTGGGCAAGTGACAAAGTGCACCACCACATGCGTTGATCCATGTTGTGGGGAAGTGACCAAATGCACCACCAGATGCGTAGATCCATGCTGTAGTGAGGTGTCCAAGTGCACTACCAAGTGTGTGGAGCCCTGCTGCAAGGAAGTGACCAAGTGCACCACCACGTGTGTGGATCCATGCTGTAGTGAGGTGTCCAAGTGCACTACCACGTGTGTGGAGCCCTGCTGCAAGGAAATGACCAAGTGCACCACCAGATGTGTAGATCCATGCTGTGGACCTGTGACCAAATGTGCCACCACATGCGTGGAGCCATGCTGTGGGCAAGTGACAAAGTGCACCACCACATGCGTTGATCCATGTTGTGGGGAAGTGACCAAATGCACCACCAGATGCGTAGATCCATGCTGTGGAGGTGTCACCAGATGCACCACTAAGTGTGTGGATCCATGCTGCGGCAGAGTGACCCAGTGCACCACCAGACGCGTAGATCCATGCTGTAGAGAGGTGACCAAGTGCACCACAAGGTGTGTGGATCCCTGCTGTGGAGGAGTGATGAAGTGTGCCACCAGGTGTGTGGATCCGTGCTGTGGACATGTGAACAGATGCACTACTAAGTGTGTGAAGCCATGCTGTGGGCAAGTGACAAAGTGCACCACCAGATGCATGGATCCCTGCTGTGGCGGAGTGACCAAGTGCACCACCAGATGCGTGGAACCCTGTAGTAGTGAGATGACCAAGTGCACCACCATGTGTGTGGAGCCCTGCTGTGGAGGTGTGAGTGAATGCACCACCATGTGCGTGGATCCCTGCTGCAAGGAAGTGACCAAATGCACCACCACATGCATGGATCCGCGCTGTGAGGAAGTGACCAAGTGCACCACCACATGCATGGATCCATGCTGTGGGGATGTTCAGGCTGTTACGAAGTGTGTGGATTCCTGTCCCACCGCCTGTGTTGCACAAGGCTCCCCCCTGTGTATGGGTGTATGCACCTCTGGCTGTGGCCGGCACTACTCCATCACATGCGCAGATGTCTGCTGTCATAAATGCATGGCTCCTTGA
- the LOC128146530 gene encoding uncharacterized protein LOC128146530: MHAYMQRPLAMYSMGRQEDMSCWSLEKLKGEEHAGSVKACFLMTDKKEMAQLQENINGITAAFYTCARSDSNCSPLSREELRQLIEQFTGCDGGLAGTLQDPKTIKKVLCFLDDNSNCSVVFTQDTETQHPASHQIQEGETQEQDQDTDQTQERETAEQDQDTHQDDGTEAPEGDPERAEILDTATPEQDKNTHKAEETEAPKQDPKTHQAQETEAPGQGSNHHQSPETESAEQNLNCPSETRGRDPNNKTQVCKALWQDRNPSKTQKLLPPQWGASPHWDPKPQETCHNPTCHQLPESKVLEQKHSRADAPSCPAQQQQDAPHQRQPTTEQQLLQSLYISGHHSSKG, encoded by the exons ATGCATGCATACATGCAGCGTCCTCTGGCGATGTACAGCATGGGAAGGCAGGAGGACATGTCCTGCTGGAGCTTGGAGAAGTTGAAAGGAGAAGAACATGCAGGCAGTGTCAAAGCTTGTTTTCTGATGACAGATAAAAA GGAGATGGCCCAGCTCCAGGAAAACATCAATGGCATCACTGCTGCTTTCTACACGTGTGCCAGAAGCGACAGCAACTGCAGCCCTCTGAGCAGGGAGGAGCTGAGGCAGCTCATTGAACAGTTCACGGGATGCGATGGAG ggctggcagg AACCCTCCAGGACCCCAAAACCATCAAGAAGGTGCTGTGCTTCCTGGATGATAACAGCAACTGCAGCGTTGTCTTCA CCCAGGACACTGAGACACAGCACCCAGCCAGCCATCAAATCCAGGAAGGCGAGACACAGGAGCAGGACCAGGACACTGATCAAACCCAGGAGCGTGAGACAGCAGAGCAGGACCAGGACACCCACCAAGATGATGGGACTGAAGCACCAGAAGGGGATCCAGAGAGAGCTGAGATCCTGGACACTGCAACCCCAGAGCAGGACAAGAATACCCATAAGGCTGAAGAGACTGAGGCACCAAAACAGGACCCAAAAACCCACCAGGCCCAAGAAACTGAGGCACCAGGACAGGGTTCAAACCACCATCAGAGCCCAGAGACAGAGTCAGCAGAGCAGAACCTGAATTGTCCCTCGGAGACACGAGGAAGAGACCCAAACAACAAGACCCAGGTCTGCAAGGCCCTTTGGCAGGACCGCAATCCCAGCAAGACCCAGAAGCTGCTGCCCCCACAGTGGGGTGCAAGCCCCCATTGGGATCCCAAGCCCCAGGAAACATGCCATAACCCAACTTGCCATCAGCTTCCTGAATCCAaggtgctggagcagaagcaCAGCAGGGCAGACGCTCCGTCTTGTCCAGCACAACAGCAACAAGACGCTCCTCACCAAAGACAACCTACTACAGAGCAACAGCTCCTGCAGTCTCTGTATATCAGTGGCCACCACAGCAGTAAAGGTTGA